Proteins from one Streptomyces sp. 840.1 genomic window:
- a CDS encoding YchJ family protein, whose protein sequence is MSRRTSHSRRPSSARTRPAPAAVITAASPCPCGLPAEYAACCGRLHAGAAAPTCEALMRSRYAAFAVRDAAYLLRTWHPGTRPDTLDLDPGTRWERLEILGTTEGSAFHTTGTVTFRAHFRDNGRADSLYEKSRFVRHGGAWVYESAVDTD, encoded by the coding sequence ATGTCCCGACGCACCTCCCACTCCCGGCGGCCGTCCTCCGCGAGGACCCGCCCCGCTCCCGCAGCCGTGATCACCGCGGCATCGCCGTGCCCGTGCGGACTGCCCGCCGAGTACGCCGCGTGCTGCGGGAGGCTGCACGCCGGGGCCGCCGCACCGACCTGTGAGGCGCTGATGCGCTCGCGGTACGCGGCCTTCGCCGTCCGGGACGCCGCCTATCTGCTGCGCACCTGGCACCCCGGCACCCGGCCGGACACCCTCGACCTGGATCCGGGGACGCGCTGGGAGCGGCTGGAGATCCTGGGGACGACGGAGGGCAGCGCCTTCCACACCACGGGCACGGTCACCTTCCGGGCGCACTTCAGGGACAACGGCCGCGCCGACTCGCTGTACGAGAAGAGCCGCTTCGTCCGGCACGGGGGCGCCTGGGTCTACGAGTCGGCGGTCGACACCGACTGA
- a CDS encoding helix-turn-helix domain-containing protein, which translates to MREVISPLDTGDPLGPLPQEFAAIMRPELPSLIKEIGVEVTRAYPEYARLLSGPNGQAIRVGVEQSLSSFVDLVAEPSTSTSLRDDMCRRFGRFEAYEGRTMETLQGAYRLGARVALRRAKKVGRSYNFSPTLMLSFADALFTYIDELESLSREGFLEVQSQSGEQSEAMRRRLLHLILAGRPVPRSAIAELCEQTGWTLPDQVTLVAARAPAGLDRVSADRDILVDLSDPQPHLLIPGPLDDARRSMLGQALLGTRAAIGLTVPTALASDSIRWARRVLELVDAGVIDDAPFILCEDHLITLWLLSDPVLLDQLARRELAPIASISATRRERLVETLRIWLDTRGTAAHMGELLDVHPQTVRYRMRNLESIFGEQLVDPESRFSTEAVLRALQLQSRSQESTP; encoded by the coding sequence ATGCGAGAAGTCATTTCGCCATTGGACACAGGGGATCCGCTGGGGCCGCTTCCCCAGGAGTTCGCCGCGATCATGCGACCCGAACTGCCCAGCCTCATCAAGGAGATAGGCGTAGAAGTCACCCGCGCCTATCCGGAATACGCGCGTCTGCTCAGCGGACCCAATGGCCAGGCCATTCGCGTGGGTGTCGAACAGAGTCTCTCCTCGTTCGTGGACCTGGTCGCGGAACCTTCCACTTCCACCTCGCTGCGCGACGACATGTGCCGCCGGTTCGGACGGTTCGAGGCGTACGAGGGCCGCACCATGGAAACGCTCCAGGGCGCCTACCGGCTCGGCGCACGTGTCGCGCTGCGGCGGGCGAAGAAGGTCGGCCGCAGTTACAACTTCTCACCGACCCTGATGCTCAGTTTCGCGGACGCCCTCTTCACCTACATCGACGAGCTCGAATCGCTCTCCCGCGAGGGCTTCCTGGAGGTGCAGTCCCAGTCGGGCGAGCAGAGCGAGGCCATGCGCCGGCGCCTGCTCCACCTGATCCTGGCCGGGCGCCCCGTACCCCGTTCCGCCATCGCCGAGCTGTGCGAGCAGACCGGGTGGACACTGCCCGACCAGGTCACTCTCGTCGCGGCACGCGCCCCGGCGGGGCTGGACCGGGTCAGCGCCGACCGGGACATCCTGGTCGATCTGAGCGACCCCCAGCCGCATTTACTCATCCCCGGCCCCCTCGACGACGCGCGAAGATCCATGCTCGGCCAGGCGCTCCTCGGCACCCGGGCCGCGATCGGGCTGACCGTCCCCACCGCCCTGGCCTCGGACTCGATCCGCTGGGCGAGGAGGGTCCTGGAACTCGTGGACGCGGGGGTCATCGACGACGCGCCGTTCATCCTCTGCGAGGACCACCTCATCACCCTGTGGCTGCTGTCGGACCCGGTCCTCCTGGACCAGCTCGCCCGGCGGGAGCTCGCCCCCATCGCCTCGATCAGCGCCACCCGCCGGGAGCGCCTCGTCGAGACCCTGCGCATCTGGCTCGACACCCGCGGCACGGCGGCCCACATGGGCGAACTCCTGGATGTGCACCCGCAGACCGTGCGCTACCGCATGCGCAACCTGGAATCCATCTTCGGCGAGCAACTGGTGGACCCCGAGAGCAGGTTCTCCACCGAGGCCGTGCTGCGGGCGCTGCAACTGCAGTCCCGGAGCCAGGAGTCCACGCCGTAG
- a CDS encoding cytochrome P450 codes for MTSAPQESLAPHEPSVPDILSPAFAADPYGAYRIMRDSAPLIRHEAMNSYIVSRYEDVERVFKDRAGEFTTDNYDWQIEPVHGRTILQLSGREHAVRRALVAPAFRGSDLQEKFLPVIERNTRELIDTFRHTGEADLVGAFATRLPVLVIADMLGLDKADHDRFHGWYTSVIAFLGNLAGDPAVAAAGERTRQEFAEYMIPVIQERRAAPGDDLLSALCAAEVDGVRMSDEDIKAFCSLLLAAGGETTDKAIASIFANLLTHPEQLAAVRQDRGLVDRAFAETLRYTPPVHMIMRQTAIEVELGGGRVPAGSTVTCLIGAANRDASRYRDPDRFDIFRTDLTSTTAFSAAADHLAFALGRHFCVGALLARAEVETGVNQLLDAMPDVRLADGFTPSEQGVFTRGPRSLPVRFTPVAG; via the coding sequence ATGACGTCCGCCCCGCAGGAGTCGCTCGCCCCGCACGAGCCGTCCGTGCCAGACATTCTCTCGCCCGCCTTCGCCGCCGACCCCTACGGGGCCTACCGGATCATGCGCGACAGCGCCCCGCTGATCAGGCACGAAGCCATGAACAGCTACATCGTCTCCCGCTACGAGGACGTCGAGCGGGTCTTCAAGGACAGGGCGGGGGAGTTCACCACCGACAACTACGACTGGCAGATCGAACCCGTCCACGGCAGGACCATTCTCCAGCTCAGCGGCCGCGAGCACGCGGTGCGCCGGGCCCTGGTCGCCCCGGCCTTCCGGGGCAGCGACCTGCAGGAGAAGTTCCTCCCGGTCATCGAGCGCAACACCCGCGAGCTGATCGACACCTTCCGGCACACCGGCGAGGCCGATCTCGTCGGCGCGTTCGCGACGCGGCTGCCCGTCCTGGTCATCGCGGACATGCTCGGCCTGGACAAGGCGGACCACGACCGCTTCCACGGCTGGTACACCAGCGTGATCGCCTTCCTCGGCAACCTGGCGGGTGATCCCGCGGTGGCGGCCGCCGGCGAGCGCACCCGGCAGGAGTTCGCCGAGTACATGATCCCGGTCATCCAGGAGCGCCGGGCCGCCCCCGGCGACGACCTGCTCTCCGCCCTCTGTGCGGCCGAGGTCGACGGCGTACGGATGAGCGACGAGGACATCAAGGCCTTCTGCAGCCTGCTGCTGGCCGCGGGCGGCGAGACCACCGACAAGGCCATCGCCTCGATCTTCGCCAACCTGCTGACCCACCCCGAGCAGCTCGCGGCCGTACGGCAGGACCGCGGCCTCGTCGACCGGGCCTTCGCGGAGACGCTGCGCTACACCCCGCCGGTGCACATGATCATGCGTCAGACCGCCATCGAGGTGGAGCTCGGCGGCGGCCGGGTGCCGGCGGGATCGACCGTCACCTGTCTGATCGGGGCGGCCAACCGGGACGCGTCCCGGTACCGCGACCCGGACCGGTTCGACATCTTCCGCACGGACCTGACCAGCACCACGGCGTTCTCCGCTGCGGCCGACCATCTGGCGTTCGCCCTGGGACGGCACTTCTGCGTGGGCGCGCTGCTGGCCAGGGCCGAGGTGGAGACCGGGGTCAACCAGTTGCTGGACGCGATGCCCGACGTACGGCTCGCGGACGGATTCACCCCGTCCGAGCAGGGCGTCTTCACCCGGGGGCCGAGGTCGCTGCCTGTCCGCTTCACCCCGGTCGCGGGGTGA
- a CDS encoding SCP2 sterol-binding domain-containing protein yields the protein MADNSSGNLTGELAALDFAAVSPPEFARIVKGLSARQLGEVMHGELRARVLGEVFGRMRQQFRPDAAGQLKALIRWKITGDSDAVFETSIADGTCTISEGRSDAEPRTTLVMGDADFLKLVSGNGNPVTMFMMRKLKVAGDVGLASGLTRYFDIPKA from the coding sequence GTGGCCGACAACAGCAGCGGCAACCTCACCGGTGAACTGGCCGCACTCGACTTCGCGGCCGTCTCCCCGCCGGAGTTCGCGCGGATCGTGAAGGGCCTGTCCGCCAGGCAGCTCGGCGAGGTCATGCACGGCGAACTGCGCGCCCGGGTGCTCGGCGAGGTCTTCGGCCGGATGCGGCAGCAGTTCCGCCCGGACGCCGCGGGACAGCTCAAGGCGCTGATCCGCTGGAAGATCACCGGGGACAGCGACGCGGTCTTCGAGACCTCGATCGCGGACGGCACCTGCACCATCAGTGAGGGCCGCTCCGACGCCGAACCGCGCACGACCCTGGTGATGGGGGACGCCGACTTCCTCAAACTGGTCTCCGGCAACGGCAATCCGGTGACGATGTTCATGATGCGCAAGCTGAAGGTGGCCGGCGACGTCGGCCTCGCCTCGGGCCTCACCCGCTACTTCGACATCCCGAAGGCCTGA
- a CDS encoding 6-phospho-beta-glucosidase, with protein MKLTILGGGGFRVPLVYGALLADHAEGRVSAVTLYDTDADRLTAVARVLTEQAEGIADAPAVVATTELDEALRGADFVFSAIRVGGLAGRAADERVALDEGVLGQETVGAGGIAYGLRTVPVAVDLARRIARLAPNAWVINFTNPAGLVTEAMSAHLGDRVIGICDSPVGLGRRIARVLGADPDRARIDYVGLNHLGWVRGLYVEGRDELPRLLADPELLGSFEEGKLFGTDWLRSLGAVPNEYLHYYYFNREAVRAYQDAEQTRGAFLREQQEGFYGRMKKADTPALATWDRTRAEREATYMSENREVAGAGEREASDLGSGGYEQVALSLMRAVARNERTSLILNVRNRSTLSVLDADAVIEVPCLVDANGALPVAVDPLPYHAVGLVTAVKAVERAVLDAASSGSRADAVKAFALHPLVDSVSVARRLVDGYTRVHPGLSYLA; from the coding sequence GTGAAGCTGACAATTCTGGGTGGCGGCGGGTTCCGGGTTCCTCTGGTGTACGGGGCACTGCTCGCCGACCACGCCGAGGGGCGGGTCTCCGCGGTCACCCTCTACGACACCGACGCCGACCGGCTCACCGCCGTCGCCCGGGTGCTGACCGAGCAGGCCGAGGGCATCGCGGACGCCCCGGCCGTCGTCGCCACCACCGAACTCGACGAGGCGCTGCGCGGCGCCGACTTCGTCTTCTCGGCGATCCGGGTCGGCGGGCTCGCGGGCCGGGCCGCCGACGAACGGGTCGCCCTCGACGAAGGCGTGCTCGGCCAGGAGACCGTCGGCGCCGGCGGGATCGCCTACGGACTGCGCACCGTGCCGGTCGCGGTCGACCTCGCCCGGCGCATCGCCCGGCTGGCCCCGAACGCCTGGGTCATCAACTTCACCAACCCGGCGGGTCTGGTGACCGAGGCGATGTCCGCCCACCTCGGCGACCGCGTCATCGGCATCTGCGACTCGCCGGTCGGCCTCGGCCGCCGCATCGCCCGGGTGCTCGGCGCCGACCCGGACCGGGCCCGGATCGACTACGTGGGCCTCAACCACCTCGGCTGGGTGCGCGGGCTGTACGTCGAGGGCCGGGACGAACTGCCGCGCCTGCTGGCCGACCCGGAGCTGCTCGGCTCGTTCGAGGAGGGGAAGCTGTTCGGCACCGACTGGCTGCGGTCCCTGGGCGCCGTCCCCAACGAGTACCTGCACTACTACTACTTCAACCGCGAGGCGGTCCGCGCCTACCAGGACGCGGAGCAGACCCGGGGCGCCTTCCTCCGGGAACAGCAGGAGGGCTTCTACGGCCGGATGAAGAAGGCGGACACCCCTGCCCTGGCCACCTGGGACCGCACCCGCGCGGAGCGCGAGGCCACCTACATGTCGGAGAACCGCGAGGTGGCGGGGGCCGGCGAGCGCGAGGCGAGCGACCTCGGCTCCGGGGGCTACGAGCAGGTCGCGCTCTCCCTCATGCGGGCCGTGGCCCGTAACGAACGGACCTCCCTGATCCTCAACGTCCGCAACCGCAGCACCCTTTCGGTGCTCGACGCGGACGCCGTCATCGAGGTGCCGTGCCTGGTGGACGCGAACGGCGCCCTCCCGGTCGCCGTCGACCCGCTCCCGTACCACGCGGTCGGGCTGGTCACCGCGGTGAAGGCCGTCGAACGCGCGGTGCTGGACGCGGCGTCGAGCGGCTCGCGCGCCGACGCCGTGAAGGCATTCGCCCTGCACCCGCTGGTCGACTCGGTCTCCGTCGCCCGGCGCCTGGTCGACGGCTACACCCGGGTCCACCCGGGCCTCTCCTACCTCGCATAA
- a CDS encoding acyl-CoA dehydrogenase family protein, with protein MSYFSLALTEEQQDLRNWVHGFAAQVVRPAAAEWDAREETPWPVIQEAARIGLYGFESLADMYGDPTGLSLQIANEELFWGDAGIGMALFGTSLAVAGIFASGTPDQLAEWVPQCYGDEDDPKVAAFCVSEPQAGSDVSAMATKARYDEARDEWVISGQKAWITNGGIAGVHVVVASVDPALGARGQAAFIVPPATKGLAASRTIKKLGLRASHTADVFLDDVRVPGHCLLGGKEKLDARLARAREGGNGKGQAAMATFEVSRPTVGAQALGIARAAYEYALEYAGQREAFGRPIIENQSIAFALADIRTEIESVRLLIWQAAWMARNDRTFDAGQGSMSKLRAGELAVSATEKAVQILGGAGYSREHPVERMYRDAKIYTIFEGTSEIQRLVIARAISGRHIR; from the coding sequence ATGAGCTACTTCTCCCTCGCCCTCACCGAGGAGCAGCAGGACCTGCGCAACTGGGTACACGGCTTCGCCGCCCAGGTGGTGCGCCCGGCGGCCGCCGAATGGGACGCCCGCGAGGAGACTCCCTGGCCGGTCATCCAGGAGGCGGCCCGGATCGGTCTGTACGGCTTCGAGTCACTGGCCGACATGTACGGCGACCCGACGGGGCTCTCCCTCCAGATAGCCAACGAGGAGCTGTTCTGGGGCGATGCCGGAATCGGCATGGCGCTCTTCGGCACCTCCCTCGCCGTCGCCGGGATCTTCGCCTCCGGCACCCCGGACCAGCTCGCCGAGTGGGTTCCGCAGTGCTACGGGGACGAGGACGACCCCAAGGTGGCGGCGTTCTGCGTCTCCGAACCGCAGGCCGGCTCGGACGTCTCCGCGATGGCCACGAAAGCCCGTTACGACGAGGCCAGGGACGAGTGGGTGATCTCCGGCCAGAAGGCGTGGATCACCAACGGCGGGATCGCCGGCGTCCATGTGGTCGTCGCCTCGGTGGACCCGGCGCTGGGCGCCCGCGGGCAGGCCGCGTTCATCGTGCCGCCCGCCACGAAGGGCCTGGCGGCGAGCCGCACCATCAAGAAGCTCGGCCTGCGCGCCTCACACACCGCGGACGTCTTCCTGGACGACGTCCGGGTCCCCGGACACTGCCTGCTCGGCGGGAAGGAGAAGCTCGACGCCCGCCTGGCCCGCGCCCGCGAGGGCGGCAACGGCAAGGGGCAGGCGGCGATGGCCACCTTCGAGGTCAGCCGCCCCACGGTCGGCGCCCAGGCGCTCGGCATCGCGCGCGCGGCGTACGAGTACGCGCTGGAGTACGCCGGTCAGCGCGAGGCGTTCGGCCGGCCCATCATCGAGAACCAGTCGATCGCCTTCGCGCTCGCCGACATCCGTACCGAGATCGAGTCCGTGCGGCTGCTGATCTGGCAGGCCGCCTGGATGGCCCGCAACGACCGCACGTTCGACGCGGGGCAGGGCTCCATGTCCAAGCTCCGGGCCGGTGAACTCGCCGTGTCGGCCACCGAGAAGGCCGTGCAGATCCTCGGCGGCGCCGGGTACAGCCGGGAGCATCCGGTCGAGCGGATGTACCGCGACGCCAAGATCTACACGATCTTCGAGGGGACCAGCGAGATCCAGCGCCTGGTCATCGCACGGGCGATCTCGGGCCGCCACATCCGCTGA
- a CDS encoding ATP-binding protein, whose protein sequence is MAPGSALISRLVDLSPGTEALRYCFALPAQPESVAGARRLTRARLDEWRLDDDAHDAAILIVSELVTNAVVHTNSSRVVCELRCLDHRLRIAVQDQGHQPGGPQLCRNADDEHGRGLLLVDAMCSAWGSRDAGDGSGRIVWAELPHGSEHTC, encoded by the coding sequence GTGGCACCTGGCAGTGCGCTCATCTCCCGGCTCGTCGACCTCAGCCCCGGGACCGAAGCGCTCCGGTACTGCTTCGCGCTGCCCGCGCAACCGGAGTCGGTGGCCGGTGCCCGGCGGCTGACCCGGGCCAGGCTGGACGAGTGGCGGCTGGACGACGACGCGCACGACGCCGCGATCCTCATCGTGTCGGAGCTGGTGACCAACGCGGTGGTGCACACCAACAGCTCTCGCGTCGTGTGCGAGCTGCGCTGCCTCGACCACCGGCTGCGGATAGCCGTACAGGACCAAGGACACCAGCCCGGCGGGCCGCAGTTGTGCCGCAACGCCGACGACGAGCACGGACGCGGCCTGCTGCTCGTCGACGCGATGTGCAGTGCCTGGGGGTCCCGCGACGCCGGGGACGGCTCGGGGCGCATCGTCTGGGCAGAACTGCCGCACGGCTCGGAGCACACATGTTGA
- a CDS encoding DUF397 domain-containing protein, with protein sequence MTPIYNGMPAAELGAEGWYKPWSGGNGGNCVEAMKLSDGRIAMRQSADPDGPALIYTHREIAAFIQGAKSGQADFLLT encoded by the coding sequence ATGACACCCATATACAACGGCATGCCGGCCGCCGAGCTCGGCGCCGAGGGCTGGTACAAGCCGTGGAGCGGCGGCAACGGCGGCAACTGTGTCGAGGCGATGAAGCTGTCCGACGGACGGATCGCCATGCGCCAGTCCGCCGACCCGGACGGCCCCGCCCTGATCTACACCCACCGCGAGATCGCCGCGTTCATCCAGGGAGCCAAGTCGGGCCAGGCGGACTTCCTGCTGACGTGA
- a CDS encoding helix-turn-helix transcriptional regulator yields MSEPRSAPTVGQVVLGKRLQDLRERVGLSRDQAAKVLRVAPATIRRLETAEVALKIAYVQLLLKAYGISEEEADAFVVLAEEANKPGWWQRFHDVLPDWFSMYVSLEGAASLLRMYEPHFVPGLLQTEDYARSVMRTGAVGQTRPEDIERHVALRMERQSLLTRPDASRLWVVMDETVLRRPVGSPENMRAQIDQLLEATEMPNVTLQIAEFSTGHHPGTYGPFVLFRFAVPELPDMVYSEYLTGAVYFDARPEVASYLEVMDRMAAQAATAQRTKEILRGFRKEL; encoded by the coding sequence GTGAGTGAACCGCGGTCCGCCCCGACCGTGGGTCAGGTCGTTCTCGGCAAGCGCCTGCAGGATCTGCGGGAGCGTGTCGGCCTGAGCCGTGACCAGGCTGCGAAGGTGCTGCGCGTCGCGCCCGCGACGATACGCAGGCTGGAGACGGCCGAAGTCGCCCTCAAGATCGCCTATGTGCAGCTCCTGCTGAAGGCCTACGGGATCTCCGAGGAGGAGGCCGACGCCTTCGTCGTCCTCGCCGAGGAGGCCAACAAACCGGGCTGGTGGCAGCGTTTCCACGACGTGCTGCCCGACTGGTTCAGCATGTACGTCAGCCTGGAGGGCGCCGCGAGCCTGCTGCGCATGTACGAGCCGCACTTCGTCCCCGGTCTGCTGCAGACCGAGGACTACGCGCGCTCGGTGATGCGTACCGGAGCGGTCGGCCAGACCAGGCCCGAGGACATCGAACGCCATGTGGCGCTGCGGATGGAACGCCAGTCCCTGCTCACCCGGCCGGACGCCTCACGGCTCTGGGTCGTGATGGACGAGACGGTGCTCCGCCGTCCGGTGGGCAGCCCGGAGAACATGCGCGCCCAGATCGACCAGTTGCTCGAGGCGACCGAGATGCCGAACGTGACGCTCCAGATCGCCGAGTTCTCCACCGGCCACCACCCGGGCACCTACGGGCCCTTCGTGCTCTTCCGGTTCGCCGTCCCTGAGCTGCCCGACATGGTCTACAGCGAGTACCTGACCGGGGCCGTCTACTTCGACGCCCGCCCCGAGGTGGCCTCCTACCTGGAGGTCATGGACCGTATGGCGGCCCAGGCCGCGACTGCACAACGCACGAAGGAAATCCTCCGGGGCTTCCGCAAGGAGCTGTGA
- a CDS encoding MDR family MFS transporter translates to MTTASETAPAAQSAAAPPLLDPRRRNIVFATIVLGILLAALDQTIVGTALPTIVSDLGGAAHMSWVVTAYLLAETVATVLVGKFGDLFGRKIVFQLSAIIFITGSFLCGLATNMTLLIVWRGLQGIGAGGLMVTSMALIADVIPLRDRGKYQGAIGAVFGVSTVIGPLLGGLFTDHLTWRWAFYVNVPIAIVVVIAAARTIPSVKAAGRPVIDYLGIAMVTIGASSLILATSWGGNQYAWGSPVIIGLFALGLVALALFCLVEFRAKEPMLPMRLFGNPVFTVCSILSFIVGFAMLGAMIFLPTYLQYVDGDSATLSGVRTLPMVIGLLVASVVSGNVVSKTGRYRIFPIVGSLVMAAGLFLLSRMGPDSGVWLESLYMLVLGLGIGLSMQVLTIAVQNTVDYSDLGTATSGVTFFRTLGSAFGTAVFGTIYANTLGPNLRDGIASAARAGGNPAVLAKASQSPEGLHSLPGAQSAPLAQAYADTLHTVFLWTVPVAVLGFLVALFLKEVKLRDTVRAGSTDMGEGFASPNTGDSARLLEFSVAKVLRRVDPDTARRIIAESDTRLDMAGAWAVMQVELFTRMVGHAGLRLIAARHRIPPEVLVPVFDRMIEEGYLTGDGHLFAHTDAGSREAATITDAWATWLNDQLGHDGERPDDVRLRAAVDVIAKRLLAEDLTQELSPAAPAGAPV, encoded by the coding sequence GTGACCACTGCCAGCGAGACCGCCCCCGCCGCGCAGAGTGCCGCCGCGCCGCCCCTGCTCGATCCGCGACGCCGGAACATCGTCTTCGCCACGATCGTGCTGGGGATTCTGCTGGCCGCGCTGGACCAGACGATCGTGGGGACCGCGCTGCCCACGATCGTCTCGGATCTGGGGGGCGCCGCCCATATGTCCTGGGTGGTCACGGCGTATCTGCTCGCCGAGACGGTGGCGACGGTCCTGGTCGGGAAGTTCGGCGACCTGTTCGGCCGGAAGATCGTCTTCCAGCTGTCCGCGATCATCTTCATCACCGGTTCGTTCCTGTGCGGCCTCGCGACGAACATGACGCTGCTGATCGTGTGGCGGGGTCTCCAGGGCATCGGGGCCGGCGGGCTCATGGTCACCTCGATGGCACTGATCGCGGACGTCATCCCGCTGCGCGACCGGGGCAAGTACCAGGGTGCGATCGGTGCCGTGTTCGGGGTCTCCACGGTCATCGGGCCGCTGCTCGGCGGGCTGTTCACCGACCACCTGACCTGGCGGTGGGCGTTCTACGTCAATGTGCCGATCGCCATCGTGGTGGTCATCGCCGCGGCCCGCACCATCCCGTCCGTGAAGGCCGCGGGGCGTCCGGTCATCGACTACCTGGGCATCGCCATGGTCACGATCGGGGCGAGCTCCCTGATCCTGGCGACGAGCTGGGGCGGCAACCAGTACGCCTGGGGCTCCCCCGTCATCATCGGCCTGTTCGCACTCGGGCTGGTCGCGCTCGCGCTCTTCTGCCTCGTGGAGTTCCGGGCGAAGGAACCGATGCTGCCGATGCGGCTGTTCGGGAACCCGGTCTTCACGGTCTGTTCGATCCTCAGCTTCATCGTGGGATTCGCGATGCTCGGCGCGATGATCTTCCTGCCGACGTACCTGCAGTACGTGGACGGGGACTCCGCGACCCTCTCCGGCGTCCGGACGCTGCCCATGGTCATCGGTCTGCTGGTGGCTTCGGTGGTCAGCGGCAACGTGGTCAGCAAGACCGGCCGCTACCGGATCTTCCCGATCGTCGGCTCGCTGGTCATGGCGGCCGGTCTGTTCCTGCTCTCCCGGATGGGCCCGGACAGCGGGGTGTGGCTGGAGTCCCTGTACATGCTGGTGCTCGGGCTCGGCATCGGACTGTCCATGCAGGTGCTGACGATCGCGGTGCAGAACACCGTCGACTACTCGGACCTGGGCACGGCGACCTCGGGCGTGACGTTCTTCCGCACCCTGGGCAGCGCCTTCGGCACCGCGGTGTTCGGCACGATCTACGCCAACACGCTCGGCCCCAACCTCAGGGACGGGATCGCGTCGGCGGCGCGGGCCGGCGGCAACCCCGCGGTGCTGGCGAAGGCCTCGCAGAGCCCGGAGGGCCTGCACTCGCTGCCCGGCGCGCAGTCGGCGCCGCTGGCCCAGGCGTACGCCGACACCCTGCACACGGTGTTCCTGTGGACGGTGCCGGTCGCGGTGCTCGGCTTCCTCGTCGCGCTCTTCCTCAAGGAGGTGAAGCTGCGCGACACGGTGCGGGCCGGCTCCACCGACATGGGCGAGGGATTCGCCTCACCGAACACCGGGGACTCGGCCCGGCTCCTGGAGTTCTCGGTGGCCAAGGTCCTGCGGCGGGTCGACCCGGACACGGCCCGCCGGATCATCGCGGAATCGGACACCCGGCTCGACATGGCGGGGGCCTGGGCGGTGATGCAGGTCGAGCTGTTCACCCGGATGGTCGGCCATGCCGGGCTCCGGCTGATCGCGGCCCGGCACCGCATTCCGCCGGAGGTACTGGTGCCCGTCTTCGACCGGATGATCGAGGAGGGCTACCTCACCGGGGACGGCCACCTCTTCGCCCACACCGACGCGGGCAGCAGGGAGGCCGCGACCATCACGGACGCCTGGGCGACCTGGCTCAACGACCAGCTCGGCCACGACGGCGAGCGCCCGGACGACGTCCGCCTGCGCGCCGCGGTCGACGTCATCGCCAAGCGGCTCCTGGCCGAGGACCTCACGCAGGAGCTGTCCCCGGCCGCCCCGGCGGGCGCGCCGGTCTGA